The following coding sequences lie in one Arachis hypogaea cultivar Tifrunner chromosome 9, arahy.Tifrunner.gnm2.J5K5, whole genome shotgun sequence genomic window:
- the LOC112710718 gene encoding uncharacterized protein isoform X1 has translation MDFKGFLNDLQDWELSRKHEEAPHTNKNPQKENDSASQNTGLGSSRRDTLSFDNARSNSRQYNDPFSRVTSSFVSEDIPDAVSEKDLGNEYFKQKKYKEAIDCYSRSIAFSPTAVAYANRAMAYIKLRRFQEAEDDCTEALNLDDRYIKAYSRRATSRKELAKFKESMEDAEFALRLEPNNQEIKKQHADAKSLYDKAMLDKVSGALKSTVKGTQKEVKLDTKKNGGSIHPISHITQKSGPAKGNEQQIPAKESYIMEEVDSNKIRSRAQRQEADGSSSSNNVQHVKRNQKGSKQHVQTSIQQLASRAASLATAEAAKNITPPTTAYQFEVSWRGFSGDRSLQTCLLKAISPHELPKIFKNALSTALLIDIIKCVASFFNEQMDLAVSYMEHLTKVPRFDMIVMCLPSTDKDDLRKIWDEVFCGEATPMEFAEILDNLRSKYCLGQ, from the exons ATG GATTTCAAGGGTTTCCTAAACGACTTGCAGGATTGGGAACTTTCTCGAAAACACGAAGAAGCTCCACACACGAACAAAAACCCTCAAAAGGAAAAT GATTCAGCTTCTCAAAATACTGGATTGGGGTCCTCAAGGCGCGATACTCTTTCTTTTGATAATGCAAGAAGTAACTCTCGACAGTATAATGATCCATTTAGCCGTGTGACTAGTAGTTTTGTTTCCGAAGATATCCCTGACGCCGTGTCCGAGAAAGATCTG GGTAATGAGTATTTCAAGCAGAAAAAATATAAGGAAGCTATAGACTGCTATTCAAGAAGCATTGCCTTCTCGCCTACAGCTGTAGCATATGCAAATAGAGCAATGGCCTATATCAAGCTCAGAAG ATTCCAAGAGGCTGAGGATGACTGTACAGAGGCCTTAAATCTCGATGATCGTTACATAAAAGCATACTCACGCCGAGCAACATCTAGAAAAGAACTCGCGAAATTTAAAGAATCCATGGAGG ATGCGGAGTTTGCCTTAAGGTTGGAACCTAACAATCAAGAAATTAAGAAACAGCATGCTGATGCCAAGTCTTTGTACGACAAA GCAATGCTTGATAAAGTATCTGGAGCTCTGAAAAGCACTGTAAAGGGCACTCAAAAAGAAGTGAAGTTGGACACAAAAAAGAATGGAGGCAGCATCCATCCCATTTCACATATTACTCAAAAGTCCGGGCCAGCTAAG GGTAATGAGCAGCAAATTCCAGCTAAAGAGTCATACATAATGGAGGAGGTAGATAGTAATAAAATCAGAAGCAGGGCTCAAAGACAAGAGGCAGATGGTTCTAGTTCAAGCAACAACGTCCAGCATGTTAAG AGAAATCAGAAAGGTAGTAAGCAGCACGTGCAAACATCTATTCAACAACTTGCTTCTCGTGCAGCTTCTCTAGCTACGGCTGAAGCTGCAAAGAACATAACACCACCAACTACAGCTTATCAGTTTGAGGTCTCCTGGAGAGGGTTTTCAGGTGATCGTTCTTTGCAGACTTGCCTGTTAAAG GCCATATCTCCTCATGAattaccaaaaatattcaaaaatgccCTCTCTACTGCCTTGCTGATTGACATCATCAAGTGTGTGGCATCTTTTTTCAA TGAACAAATGGATCTAGCTGTCAGTTATATGGAGCATTTGACCAAGGTACCAAGATTTGACATGATTGTGATGTGCCTTCCATCAACAGATAAAGATG ACTTACGCAAGATCTGGGACGAAGTGTTCTGTGGCGAGGCAACGCCAATGGAGTTTGCGGAGATTCTGGACAACCTGCGATCGAAATACTGCCTTGGGCAGTAG
- the LOC112710718 gene encoding uncharacterized protein isoform X3, whose amino-acid sequence MLDSASQNTGLGSSRRDTLSFDNARSNSRQYNDPFSRVTSSFVSEDIPDAVSEKDLGNEYFKQKKYKEAIDCYSRSIAFSPTAVAYANRAMAYIKLRRFQEAEDDCTEALNLDDRYIKAYSRRATSRKELAKFKESMEDAEFALRLEPNNQEIKKQHADAKSLYDKAMLDKVSGALKSTVKGTQKEVKLDTKKNGGSIHPISHITQKSGPAKGNEQQIPAKESYIMEEVDSNKIRSRAQRQEADGSSSSNNVQHVKRNQKGSKQHVQTSIQQLASRAASLATAEAAKNITPPTTAYQFEVSWRGFSGDRSLQTCLLKAISPHELPKIFKNALSTALLIDIIKCVASFFNEQMDLAVSYMEHLTKVPRFDMIVMCLPSTDKDDLRKIWDEVFCGEATPMEFAEILDNLRSKYCLGQ is encoded by the exons ATGTTG GATTCAGCTTCTCAAAATACTGGATTGGGGTCCTCAAGGCGCGATACTCTTTCTTTTGATAATGCAAGAAGTAACTCTCGACAGTATAATGATCCATTTAGCCGTGTGACTAGTAGTTTTGTTTCCGAAGATATCCCTGACGCCGTGTCCGAGAAAGATCTG GGTAATGAGTATTTCAAGCAGAAAAAATATAAGGAAGCTATAGACTGCTATTCAAGAAGCATTGCCTTCTCGCCTACAGCTGTAGCATATGCAAATAGAGCAATGGCCTATATCAAGCTCAGAAG ATTCCAAGAGGCTGAGGATGACTGTACAGAGGCCTTAAATCTCGATGATCGTTACATAAAAGCATACTCACGCCGAGCAACATCTAGAAAAGAACTCGCGAAATTTAAAGAATCCATGGAGG ATGCGGAGTTTGCCTTAAGGTTGGAACCTAACAATCAAGAAATTAAGAAACAGCATGCTGATGCCAAGTCTTTGTACGACAAA GCAATGCTTGATAAAGTATCTGGAGCTCTGAAAAGCACTGTAAAGGGCACTCAAAAAGAAGTGAAGTTGGACACAAAAAAGAATGGAGGCAGCATCCATCCCATTTCACATATTACTCAAAAGTCCGGGCCAGCTAAG GGTAATGAGCAGCAAATTCCAGCTAAAGAGTCATACATAATGGAGGAGGTAGATAGTAATAAAATCAGAAGCAGGGCTCAAAGACAAGAGGCAGATGGTTCTAGTTCAAGCAACAACGTCCAGCATGTTAAG AGAAATCAGAAAGGTAGTAAGCAGCACGTGCAAACATCTATTCAACAACTTGCTTCTCGTGCAGCTTCTCTAGCTACGGCTGAAGCTGCAAAGAACATAACACCACCAACTACAGCTTATCAGTTTGAGGTCTCCTGGAGAGGGTTTTCAGGTGATCGTTCTTTGCAGACTTGCCTGTTAAAG GCCATATCTCCTCATGAattaccaaaaatattcaaaaatgccCTCTCTACTGCCTTGCTGATTGACATCATCAAGTGTGTGGCATCTTTTTTCAA TGAACAAATGGATCTAGCTGTCAGTTATATGGAGCATTTGACCAAGGTACCAAGATTTGACATGATTGTGATGTGCCTTCCATCAACAGATAAAGATG ACTTACGCAAGATCTGGGACGAAGTGTTCTGTGGCGAGGCAACGCCAATGGAGTTTGCGGAGATTCTGGACAACCTGCGATCGAAATACTGCCTTGGGCAGTAG
- the LOC112710718 gene encoding uncharacterized protein isoform X2, protein MDFKGFLNDLQDWELSRKHEEAPHTNKNPQKENVASQNTGLGSSRRDTLSFDNARSNSRQYNDPFSRVTSSFVSEDIPDAVSEKDLGNEYFKQKKYKEAIDCYSRSIAFSPTAVAYANRAMAYIKLRRFQEAEDDCTEALNLDDRYIKAYSRRATSRKELAKFKESMEDAEFALRLEPNNQEIKKQHADAKSLYDKAMLDKVSGALKSTVKGTQKEVKLDTKKNGGSIHPISHITQKSGPAKGNEQQIPAKESYIMEEVDSNKIRSRAQRQEADGSSSSNNVQHVKRNQKGSKQHVQTSIQQLASRAASLATAEAAKNITPPTTAYQFEVSWRGFSGDRSLQTCLLKAISPHELPKIFKNALSTALLIDIIKCVASFFNEQMDLAVSYMEHLTKVPRFDMIVMCLPSTDKDDLRKIWDEVFCGEATPMEFAEILDNLRSKYCLGQ, encoded by the exons ATG GATTTCAAGGGTTTCCTAAACGACTTGCAGGATTGGGAACTTTCTCGAAAACACGAAGAAGCTCCACACACGAACAAAAACCCTCAAAAGGAAAATGTTG CTTCTCAAAATACTGGATTGGGGTCCTCAAGGCGCGATACTCTTTCTTTTGATAATGCAAGAAGTAACTCTCGACAGTATAATGATCCATTTAGCCGTGTGACTAGTAGTTTTGTTTCCGAAGATATCCCTGACGCCGTGTCCGAGAAAGATCTG GGTAATGAGTATTTCAAGCAGAAAAAATATAAGGAAGCTATAGACTGCTATTCAAGAAGCATTGCCTTCTCGCCTACAGCTGTAGCATATGCAAATAGAGCAATGGCCTATATCAAGCTCAGAAG ATTCCAAGAGGCTGAGGATGACTGTACAGAGGCCTTAAATCTCGATGATCGTTACATAAAAGCATACTCACGCCGAGCAACATCTAGAAAAGAACTCGCGAAATTTAAAGAATCCATGGAGG ATGCGGAGTTTGCCTTAAGGTTGGAACCTAACAATCAAGAAATTAAGAAACAGCATGCTGATGCCAAGTCTTTGTACGACAAA GCAATGCTTGATAAAGTATCTGGAGCTCTGAAAAGCACTGTAAAGGGCACTCAAAAAGAAGTGAAGTTGGACACAAAAAAGAATGGAGGCAGCATCCATCCCATTTCACATATTACTCAAAAGTCCGGGCCAGCTAAG GGTAATGAGCAGCAAATTCCAGCTAAAGAGTCATACATAATGGAGGAGGTAGATAGTAATAAAATCAGAAGCAGGGCTCAAAGACAAGAGGCAGATGGTTCTAGTTCAAGCAACAACGTCCAGCATGTTAAG AGAAATCAGAAAGGTAGTAAGCAGCACGTGCAAACATCTATTCAACAACTTGCTTCTCGTGCAGCTTCTCTAGCTACGGCTGAAGCTGCAAAGAACATAACACCACCAACTACAGCTTATCAGTTTGAGGTCTCCTGGAGAGGGTTTTCAGGTGATCGTTCTTTGCAGACTTGCCTGTTAAAG GCCATATCTCCTCATGAattaccaaaaatattcaaaaatgccCTCTCTACTGCCTTGCTGATTGACATCATCAAGTGTGTGGCATCTTTTTTCAA TGAACAAATGGATCTAGCTGTCAGTTATATGGAGCATTTGACCAAGGTACCAAGATTTGACATGATTGTGATGTGCCTTCCATCAACAGATAAAGATG ACTTACGCAAGATCTGGGACGAAGTGTTCTGTGGCGAGGCAACGCCAATGGAGTTTGCGGAGATTCTGGACAACCTGCGATCGAAATACTGCCTTGGGCAGTAG